In Nitratireductor basaltis, the following are encoded in one genomic region:
- a CDS encoding flagellar hook-length control protein FliK yields the protein MNALMSTLLGGLPAKGDKTSLAKNIDGDGAKELFQNALQFGAKQDQDTALKFPAGETGEKVAGPTKLNDILGRLSTGLEGVSAPEPLARITLSASPAATSDPDALAEDEGEAGSELSELPVAKPVQNANPGTDAAKALSVDQETPEDVTDEPVVTTAPFSSQTVNSAGTEPGRSETVGTAEKQSAIPAQSLKSETETARPATPATDRSVLMKAADANSQDQGSEMGRGGRRDEHAQNVFKTVSVTSSPQPIAGTSHAPSPIADQVTSALSGDKAFQAAASSAPREIFRANSSTPDILHTIKIQLRPAELGNVTAILKGSGDQLTVEIQVETEAARNKLSVDGDTIAKALRSLGYDIDRITIQQNANSHSATSQNYGSHGRENGFEQAASDGRSGSQNKGGSSNDPGGSGRGGASAQNQQNNAADTDSLYI from the coding sequence ATGAACGCGCTCATGTCCACGCTCCTTGGCGGTCTGCCCGCGAAAGGCGACAAGACAAGCCTTGCAAAAAACATCGATGGCGACGGTGCCAAGGAGCTGTTCCAAAACGCGCTGCAATTCGGTGCGAAGCAGGATCAGGATACCGCACTCAAGTTTCCCGCCGGTGAAACCGGTGAGAAAGTTGCAGGTCCGACGAAGCTCAACGATATTCTGGGCAGGCTCTCAACCGGATTGGAGGGTGTCTCCGCGCCGGAGCCTTTAGCCAGGATCACTTTGTCCGCCAGTCCTGCTGCAACGAGCGATCCGGACGCTCTTGCCGAAGATGAAGGTGAAGCTGGATCGGAACTATCCGAGCTCCCGGTTGCCAAACCTGTTCAGAATGCCAATCCTGGGACAGATGCTGCCAAGGCTCTATCTGTTGATCAGGAGACACCGGAAGATGTCACTGACGAACCCGTCGTAACGACTGCACCTTTCTCGTCCCAGACGGTGAATTCCGCCGGGACCGAACCAGGCAGATCGGAGACCGTAGGCACTGCTGAAAAGCAGTCCGCCATTCCGGCGCAGTCACTAAAAAGCGAGACGGAGACTGCCAGGCCGGCAACACCGGCGACGGACCGTTCCGTCTTGATGAAGGCTGCCGATGCGAATTCGCAGGATCAGGGCAGCGAGATGGGGCGCGGCGGTCGGCGTGACGAGCATGCTCAAAACGTCTTCAAGACCGTAAGCGTGACGTCTTCCCCGCAACCTATCGCGGGCACATCCCATGCTCCCTCACCAATCGCCGACCAGGTGACATCGGCACTTTCCGGCGACAAGGCATTCCAGGCTGCTGCTTCGTCAGCCCCTAGAGAAATTTTTAGGGCGAATTCAAGTACCCCTGACATCTTGCACACAATTAAGATCCAGCTGCGTCCGGCCGAGCTTGGCAATGTCACCGCAATCCTGAAAGGAAGCGGAGATCAACTTACCGTTGAAATTCAGGTTGAAACCGAGGCTGCTCGAAACAAGCTTTCCGTGGACGGAGACACGATAGCAAAAGCCCTGCGATCGCTCGGCTATGACATAGACCGCATAACCATTCAGCAAAACGCCAACAGCCACTCCGCCACCTCCCAGAACTACGGATCGCATGGACGCGAAAACGGCTTCGAACAGGCCGCATCAGATGGCCGTTCAGGCTCGCAAAACAAGGGCGGGTCGAGCAATGATCCAGGCGGTTCAGGCCGTGGC